A genome region from Triticum aestivum cultivar Chinese Spring chromosome 2B, IWGSC CS RefSeq v2.1, whole genome shotgun sequence includes the following:
- the LOC123044993 gene encoding transcription factor PHYTOCHROME INTERACTING FACTOR-LIKE 13 has product MDDGARPAPSHKRHLPLQEAGGELVELLWQDGAIVAQAQAQTPHRRCPQSGAASGVTAEDAAAWLIPDGGGGRDLYSHLWHGVADGDAGALVAGSGAGTSFCGSNAVTAPALLPSPEEEPGSSSAGGQALLSKRGRDELGSRREDADDCEAVNETRPQRPAAKRRTRAAEVHNQSERKRRDRINEKMKALQELVPHCNKSDKASILDEAIEYLKSLQLQVQIMWMTTGMAPMMYPGAHQLMPPMAMGLNSACMPATQSLSQLQRIAPFMNHHLPNQMPRVQSPAIDSLNVGNQMQNNGVCGEPRNPFLHPDDTLTAASQLPDMFPYASQKAQQNQNHQLLPNTDMPASGPCPPSFADGTGT; this is encoded by the exons ATGGACGACGGCGCAAGACCGGCGCCCAGCCACAAGAGGCACCTCCC ACTGCAGGAGGCGGGCGGTGAGCTCGTGGAGCTGCTGTGGCAGGACGGGGCCATCGTAGCGCAGGCGCAGGCCCAGACGCCGCACCGGCGGTGCCCCCAGAGCGGCGCGGCCAGCGGCGTCACCGCGGAGGACGCGGCCGCGTGGTTGAtcccggacggcggcggcggcagggacctgtACTCGCACCTCTGGCACGGCGTCGCCGACGGGGACGCGGGCGCGCTCGTGGCGGGAAGCGGCGCCGGGACGAGCTTCTGCGGGAGCAACGCGGTGACGGCGCCGGCGCTGCTaccgtcgccggaggaggagccgggCTCGTCTTCGGCGGGAGGCCAAGCGCTACTGTCTAAGAGGGGGAGGGACGAACTGGGTAGCCGCCGCGAG GATGCCGACGACTGTGAGGCCGTCAATGAGACCCGGCCGCAGCGGCCGGCGGCAAAGCGAAGGACTCGTGCTGCCGAGGTCCATAACCAATCAGAGCGG AAAAGAAGGGATCGGATCAACGAAAAGATGAAAGCATTGCAAGAGCTCGTACCCCATTGCAACAAG AGCGACAAGGCGTCCATCCTAGACGAAGCAATCGAGTACTTGAAGTCTCTGCAACTGCAAGTTCag ATCATGTGGATGACTACTGGGATGGCGCCCATGATGTACCCTGGTGCCCACCAACTCATGCCGCCGATGGCCATGGGCTTGAACTCAGCCTGCATGCCCGCGACGCAGAGCCTTAGCCAGCTGCAAAGAATAGCACCGTTTATGAACCATCATCTCCCAAATCAAATGCCTAGGGTCCAATCTCCAGCTATCGATTCCCTCAATGTGGGAAACCAGATGCAAAACAATGGTGTCTGTGGTGAGCCAAGAAACCCTTTCCTGCACCCAGACGACACACTAACAGCAGCATCTCAG CTGCCGGATATGTTTCCCTATGCATCTCAAAAGGCACAACAAAACCAGAATCATCAGTTACTGCCGAACACTGACATGCCAGCTTCAGGACCCTGCCCGCCATCTTTTGCTGACGGAACAGGAACATAA